The following coding sequences lie in one Calypte anna isolate BGI_N300 chromosome 7, bCalAnn1_v1.p, whole genome shotgun sequence genomic window:
- the CFLAR gene encoding CASP8 and FADD-like apoptosis regulator isoform X1, whose translation MTKCQVSAALIHQIEQELDEEEEEMMGFLCRDLAPDLATADLKELLVALNDREQLSWFGLSELLYRVKRFDLLKRILKTEKAEVEAHLARSLRLIPDYRVLMVEINENLEKDEVGSLVFLLRDYAPRVKMAKDKSFLALVVCLEKLHLVSPNHLDLIENCFRNIHRIDLIKKIQKYKYEASVPSVHSQPAYVNALQASLPDLSLIDPPYNSRVQNTNTGKSQNRGSLILTEPVHMSIQELGPASNKVFDDQYRMQSQPLGICLIIDCVGNDTDVLEETFRGLGYDICCHRYLNTNTMNQTLLEVARVQKHRNCDSFVCILISRGSPQNIYCTDSTSSGFPLEQIKKYFTADSCPELLGKPKLFFIQSYIVPENEQEYTSLLEVDGNDEKSSGNTKKPCKVTIPQVADIFWSHCKVDASAIEKSPNSSSYYLRCLAELLHNPHKRKLSILDIHTELNRRVYEWNKTSDIRQQYSLLLQHTLRKKLFLCST comes from the exons ATGACCAAGTGCCAAGTGTCAGCTGCTCTTATTCACCAGATTGAACAAGAATtggatgaagaagaagaagagatgaTGGGTTTTCTATGCCGAGACCTTGCTCCTGACCTGGCCACTGCTGACCTGAAGGAGCTCTTGGTGGCTCTGAATGACAGGGAGCAGCTATCTTGGTTCGGCTTGTCTGAGTTGTTGTACAGAGTTAAGAGGTTTGACTTGCTAAAGAGAATCTTGAAGACTGAAAAGGCAGAAGTGGAAGCTCACCTTGCCAGAAGTCTCAGACTTATCCCTGATTACAG GGTACTGATGGTAGAGATTAATGAGAATCTGGAAAAAGACGAAGTGGgttctcttgtttttctcctcagagaTTATGCCCCTCGGGTGAAAATGGCAAAAGACAAG AGTTTTCTAGCTCTTGTGGTTTGCCTGGAGAAACTACATTTGGTGTCTCCTAATCATCTGGATTTGATAGAAAACTGTTTTCGAAATATTCACAGGATAGACCTGATTAAGAAGATTCAGAAATACAAGTATGAAG CTTCAGTGCCCTCCGTTCATTCTCAACCAGCATATGTCAATGCACTTCAGGCATCTCTCCCTGATCTCAGCCTGATTGATCCTCCTTATAATTCAAGG GTCCAGAATACGAACACAGGAAAATCACAAAACAGAGGAAGTCTTATTCTGA CAGAACCAGTCCACATGTCCATTCAGGAACTGGGACCAGCATCAAACAAG GTGTTTGATGATCAGTACAGAATGCAAAGTCAGCCTTTAGGAATATGCCTGATAATAGATTGTGTTGGCAATGACACAG ATGtattggaagagaccttcagaGGCTTAGGCTATGACATTTGCTGTCACAGATACTTAAATACGAACACTATGAATCAAACATTGCTGGAAGTGGCAAGGGTGCAGAAGCACAGGAATTGTGACAGCTTTGTTTGCATATTGATCAGCCGTGGAAGTCCTCAGAACATATACTGTACAGACAGTACCTCTTCTGGATTCCCTTTggaacaaataaagaaatactttacAGCAGACTCATGTCCTGAGCTCCtaggaaaaccaaaacttttttttattcagagcTACATCGTGCCAGAAAATGAGCAAGAATACACTAGTCTGTTGGAAGTAGATGGGAATGATGAGAAAAGCAGTggtaacacaaaaaaaccttgtaAAGTCACTATCCCCCAGGTAGCAGACATCTTCTGGAGTCATTGCAAGGTGGATGCATCTGCCATAGAAAAATCTCCAAATTCATCCTCATATTATCTGCGATGCCTAGCTGAGCTACTTCACAATCCTCataaaag GAAACTCTCTATATTAGATATCCATACGGAACTGAACAGAAGAGTCTATGAATGGAATAAGACCTCTGACATCAGGCAACAATATTCACTTCTGCTTCAGCACACGCTGAgaaagaaactttttctttgttccacTTAA
- the CFLAR gene encoding CASP8 and FADD-like apoptosis regulator isoform X2 gives MTKCQVSAALIHQIEQELDEEEEEMMGFLCRDLAPDLATADLKELLVALNDREQLSWFGLSELLYRVKRFDLLKRILKTEKAEVEAHLARSLRLIPDYRVLMVEINENLEKDEVGSLVFLLRDYAPRVKMAKDKSFLALVVCLEKLHLVSPNHLDLIENCFRNIHRIDLIKKIQKYKYEASVPSVHSQPAYVNALQASLPDLSLIDPPYNSRVQNTNTGKSQNRGSLILKPVHMSIQELGPASNKVFDDQYRMQSQPLGICLIIDCVGNDTDVLEETFRGLGYDICCHRYLNTNTMNQTLLEVARVQKHRNCDSFVCILISRGSPQNIYCTDSTSSGFPLEQIKKYFTADSCPELLGKPKLFFIQSYIVPENEQEYTSLLEVDGNDEKSSGNTKKPCKVTIPQVADIFWSHCKVDASAIEKSPNSSSYYLRCLAELLHNPHKRKLSILDIHTELNRRVYEWNKTSDIRQQYSLLLQHTLRKKLFLCST, from the exons ATGACCAAGTGCCAAGTGTCAGCTGCTCTTATTCACCAGATTGAACAAGAATtggatgaagaagaagaagagatgaTGGGTTTTCTATGCCGAGACCTTGCTCCTGACCTGGCCACTGCTGACCTGAAGGAGCTCTTGGTGGCTCTGAATGACAGGGAGCAGCTATCTTGGTTCGGCTTGTCTGAGTTGTTGTACAGAGTTAAGAGGTTTGACTTGCTAAAGAGAATCTTGAAGACTGAAAAGGCAGAAGTGGAAGCTCACCTTGCCAGAAGTCTCAGACTTATCCCTGATTACAG GGTACTGATGGTAGAGATTAATGAGAATCTGGAAAAAGACGAAGTGGgttctcttgtttttctcctcagagaTTATGCCCCTCGGGTGAAAATGGCAAAAGACAAG AGTTTTCTAGCTCTTGTGGTTTGCCTGGAGAAACTACATTTGGTGTCTCCTAATCATCTGGATTTGATAGAAAACTGTTTTCGAAATATTCACAGGATAGACCTGATTAAGAAGATTCAGAAATACAAGTATGAAG CTTCAGTGCCCTCCGTTCATTCTCAACCAGCATATGTCAATGCACTTCAGGCATCTCTCCCTGATCTCAGCCTGATTGATCCTCCTTATAATTCAAGG GTCCAGAATACGAACACAGGAAAATCACAAAACAGAGGAAGTCTTATTCTGA AACCAGTCCACATGTCCATTCAGGAACTGGGACCAGCATCAAACAAG GTGTTTGATGATCAGTACAGAATGCAAAGTCAGCCTTTAGGAATATGCCTGATAATAGATTGTGTTGGCAATGACACAG ATGtattggaagagaccttcagaGGCTTAGGCTATGACATTTGCTGTCACAGATACTTAAATACGAACACTATGAATCAAACATTGCTGGAAGTGGCAAGGGTGCAGAAGCACAGGAATTGTGACAGCTTTGTTTGCATATTGATCAGCCGTGGAAGTCCTCAGAACATATACTGTACAGACAGTACCTCTTCTGGATTCCCTTTggaacaaataaagaaatactttacAGCAGACTCATGTCCTGAGCTCCtaggaaaaccaaaacttttttttattcagagcTACATCGTGCCAGAAAATGAGCAAGAATACACTAGTCTGTTGGAAGTAGATGGGAATGATGAGAAAAGCAGTggtaacacaaaaaaaccttgtaAAGTCACTATCCCCCAGGTAGCAGACATCTTCTGGAGTCATTGCAAGGTGGATGCATCTGCCATAGAAAAATCTCCAAATTCATCCTCATATTATCTGCGATGCCTAGCTGAGCTACTTCACAATCCTCataaaag GAAACTCTCTATATTAGATATCCATACGGAACTGAACAGAAGAGTCTATGAATGGAATAAGACCTCTGACATCAGGCAACAATATTCACTTCTGCTTCAGCACACGCTGAgaaagaaactttttctttgttccacTTAA
- the CFLAR gene encoding CASP8 and FADD-like apoptosis regulator isoform X3 yields the protein MMGFLCRDLAPDLATADLKELLVALNDREQLSWFGLSELLYRVKRFDLLKRILKTEKAEVEAHLARSLRLIPDYRVLMVEINENLEKDEVGSLVFLLRDYAPRVKMAKDKSFLALVVCLEKLHLVSPNHLDLIENCFRNIHRIDLIKKIQKYKYEASVPSVHSQPAYVNALQASLPDLSLIDPPYNSRVQNTNTGKSQNRGSLILTEPVHMSIQELGPASNKVFDDQYRMQSQPLGICLIIDCVGNDTDVLEETFRGLGYDICCHRYLNTNTMNQTLLEVARVQKHRNCDSFVCILISRGSPQNIYCTDSTSSGFPLEQIKKYFTADSCPELLGKPKLFFIQSYIVPENEQEYTSLLEVDGNDEKSSGNTKKPCKVTIPQVADIFWSHCKVDASAIEKSPNSSSYYLRCLAELLHNPHKRKLSILDIHTELNRRVYEWNKTSDIRQQYSLLLQHTLRKKLFLCST from the exons atgaTGGGTTTTCTATGCCGAGACCTTGCTCCTGACCTGGCCACTGCTGACCTGAAGGAGCTCTTGGTGGCTCTGAATGACAGGGAGCAGCTATCTTGGTTCGGCTTGTCTGAGTTGTTGTACAGAGTTAAGAGGTTTGACTTGCTAAAGAGAATCTTGAAGACTGAAAAGGCAGAAGTGGAAGCTCACCTTGCCAGAAGTCTCAGACTTATCCCTGATTACAG GGTACTGATGGTAGAGATTAATGAGAATCTGGAAAAAGACGAAGTGGgttctcttgtttttctcctcagagaTTATGCCCCTCGGGTGAAAATGGCAAAAGACAAG AGTTTTCTAGCTCTTGTGGTTTGCCTGGAGAAACTACATTTGGTGTCTCCTAATCATCTGGATTTGATAGAAAACTGTTTTCGAAATATTCACAGGATAGACCTGATTAAGAAGATTCAGAAATACAAGTATGAAG CTTCAGTGCCCTCCGTTCATTCTCAACCAGCATATGTCAATGCACTTCAGGCATCTCTCCCTGATCTCAGCCTGATTGATCCTCCTTATAATTCAAGG GTCCAGAATACGAACACAGGAAAATCACAAAACAGAGGAAGTCTTATTCTGA CAGAACCAGTCCACATGTCCATTCAGGAACTGGGACCAGCATCAAACAAG GTGTTTGATGATCAGTACAGAATGCAAAGTCAGCCTTTAGGAATATGCCTGATAATAGATTGTGTTGGCAATGACACAG ATGtattggaagagaccttcagaGGCTTAGGCTATGACATTTGCTGTCACAGATACTTAAATACGAACACTATGAATCAAACATTGCTGGAAGTGGCAAGGGTGCAGAAGCACAGGAATTGTGACAGCTTTGTTTGCATATTGATCAGCCGTGGAAGTCCTCAGAACATATACTGTACAGACAGTACCTCTTCTGGATTCCCTTTggaacaaataaagaaatactttacAGCAGACTCATGTCCTGAGCTCCtaggaaaaccaaaacttttttttattcagagcTACATCGTGCCAGAAAATGAGCAAGAATACACTAGTCTGTTGGAAGTAGATGGGAATGATGAGAAAAGCAGTggtaacacaaaaaaaccttgtaAAGTCACTATCCCCCAGGTAGCAGACATCTTCTGGAGTCATTGCAAGGTGGATGCATCTGCCATAGAAAAATCTCCAAATTCATCCTCATATTATCTGCGATGCCTAGCTGAGCTACTTCACAATCCTCataaaag GAAACTCTCTATATTAGATATCCATACGGAACTGAACAGAAGAGTCTATGAATGGAATAAGACCTCTGACATCAGGCAACAATATTCACTTCTGCTTCAGCACACGCTGAgaaagaaactttttctttgttccacTTAA